In Armatimonadota bacterium, a genomic segment contains:
- a CDS encoding response regulator transcription factor has protein sequence MSNATDITIVLADDHALLREGLANMLETEPGFSVVGQAGNGQEAAELVAALQPNVLLMDVKMPQMDGLAATRHIKARHKDQRILLFTMFDNDQYLFDAISAGVDGYLLKDVSREALCDAIRRVSNGECLLDSCLTRRLFEEFTTLRERAATAPPPHGLSGREVEVLRLVAEGLNNREIGGRLFVEEKTVKTHLHNIFDKIGVRDRTQAALYALSQNL, from the coding sequence TTGAGCAACGCGACAGATATAACCATTGTACTGGCGGATGACCACGCGCTGTTGCGCGAGGGTCTGGCCAACATGTTGGAGACGGAGCCGGGTTTCAGCGTAGTCGGTCAGGCCGGCAACGGCCAGGAAGCCGCCGAACTGGTGGCGGCGCTGCAGCCGAATGTCCTGCTGATGGACGTCAAGATGCCGCAGATGGATGGGCTGGCCGCAACCAGGCACATCAAGGCGCGACACAAAGACCAGCGCATCCTGCTGTTCACAATGTTCGACAACGATCAGTACCTCTTCGACGCGATCAGCGCCGGAGTGGACGGGTATCTCTTGAAGGACGTCAGCCGCGAAGCGCTCTGCGATGCGATTCGTCGCGTTTCAAACGGTGAGTGCCTGCTGGATTCGTGCCTCACGCGCCGCCTCTTTGAGGAGTTCACGACGCTGCGCGAGCGCGCGGCCACCGCTCCCCCACCCCATGGCCTCAGCGGCCGCGAAGTGGAAGTCCTTCGCCTCGTTGCGGAAGGGTTGAACAACCGCGAGATAGGCGGGCGCCTGTTCGTGGAAGAGAAAACGGTCAAGACGCACCTGCACAACATCTTCGACAAGATCGGCGTTCGCGACCGCACCCAGGCGGCGCTGTACGCGCTTAGCCAGAACCTGTAG
- a CDS encoding Glu/Leu/Phe/Val dehydrogenase, producing the protein MLCDSKARLARAADVMGLEPWLARVLGAMEMEFITDFPVRMDDGDIRIFHGYRVHHNGGRGPFKGGVRYHPRVSLHDMRAMAMLMTWKCAIINVPFGGAKGGVVCDPHILSVRELEGITRRFTTELTPVFGPNKDILAPDVGTGQREMAWIADTYSMNKGVTTLSCVTGKYPNLGGSLGRREATGRGIAVVSDCALGEMGSGLKGSDVVVQGFGSVGQSVAAASAALGAKVIAVSDSSGAVFNPAGLDVTALIKHHSKGGSVPDFRGGEAMTNPEMLALPCDVLVPAAMENQITGTSAARVRARLIVEGANGPVTSEADTVLAERGITVVPDVLANAGGVLVSYFEWVQDISQLFWTLEQVNDSLDSRMRETYATVSTIARKLRLDMRTAALTLGVGRAADALRMRGLYP; encoded by the coding sequence ATGCTCTGTGATTCCAAAGCGCGCCTGGCCCGCGCCGCGGACGTGATGGGGCTCGAACCGTGGCTGGCCCGCGTGCTGGGAGCCATGGAGATGGAGTTCATCACGGATTTCCCGGTGCGGATGGATGATGGCGATATCCGCATCTTTCACGGGTACCGCGTGCATCACAACGGCGGGCGCGGCCCATTCAAGGGGGGCGTACGCTATCACCCGCGCGTTTCCCTCCACGATATGCGCGCGATGGCGATGCTGATGACGTGGAAGTGCGCGATCATCAACGTTCCATTCGGCGGGGCAAAGGGCGGCGTGGTTTGCGACCCTCATATCCTGAGCGTTCGCGAGCTGGAAGGCATCACGCGGCGGTTCACGACGGAACTCACCCCCGTCTTCGGGCCGAACAAGGATATACTGGCGCCCGACGTGGGCACCGGCCAGCGCGAAATGGCCTGGATCGCCGACACGTACAGCATGAACAAGGGGGTGACGACGCTTTCGTGCGTGACCGGCAAGTACCCGAATCTCGGCGGATCGCTGGGGCGACGGGAAGCCACCGGCCGCGGCATTGCAGTGGTCTCCGACTGCGCCTTGGGCGAGATGGGAAGCGGCCTTAAGGGGAGCGACGTTGTTGTGCAGGGTTTCGGCAGCGTGGGGCAGAGCGTCGCCGCCGCATCGGCCGCGCTGGGCGCGAAGGTGATCGCGGTTTCCGATTCTTCCGGCGCCGTGTTCAACCCCGCGGGGTTGGACGTTACAGCGCTCATCAAGCATCATTCGAAAGGCGGGTCGGTACCGGATTTTCGGGGCGGCGAGGCGATGACCAACCCGGAGATGCTGGCACTCCCTTGTGACGTGCTGGTGCCCGCGGCGATGGAGAACCAGATCACCGGAACGTCCGCCGCGCGGGTCCGGGCGAGGCTGATCGTCGAGGGGGCGAATGGCCCGGTGACGTCCGAGGCGGATACCGTGCTGGCTGAACGAGGCATAACGGTTGTGCCGGACGTCCTGGCCAACGCGGGCGGCGTGCTGGTCAGTTACTTCGAGTGGGTGCAGGATATCAGCCAGTTGTTCTGGACCCTGGAACAGGTCAATGACAGCCTGGACAGCCGGATGCGCGAGACCTACGCCACGGTTTCGACCATCGCCAGGAAACTGCGGCTAGATATGCGCACGGCCGCGCTCACATTGGGAGTTGGCAGAGCGGCGGACGCGCTCCGCATGCGCGGCCTTTACCCATAG